The region GGGGAGGTGCACAGCTGCAGGCAGGGTGGTGATGCAGATGCAGAGGCCTGGTGACAGGGCTCCAGCTAGGGCGGCTCTTGGCCAACCCTGACTCCCCCACTAATAGTCTGATTCGGGCTGAGACAAGGGCCACATTTGCTGGGTCTCAGTACCAGCTTCACGTGTTCTCACTGGGGGAGATAAAGTCAGCCAGACAAGAATCCCCAAAGACCATGTTAAATTTCCCAAATCTCCACAACAGTCTTTCACATGGTTCAGAACCTTCAGAAACTCAGGGAAACAATGCTCTTTATAGAGTACAGGTGAATGGCTTCATGGCAAAAATGACATTCTGAGACAAATAACGGCATGATCCACACTGTGTGAGTGAACATATGCAGCAATCGGTGTGGCCCACGCGGTGTCCTCACACTCACTCTCAAGCTGCTGGCCTGCCGGGGAATGGcctcaccctccctgagagaaGCCAGGGATCTCCCTGAGCACCTCCAAGCTTCTTGGCACCCACAACCTCCTGTTTCTGTGTGACTCggggctccctcccttccttctggacACACCTCTGGTTCTTCCCTTATACGGAACACACCGTCTATGTCCTTTCATCAGTGTGTCCCTCCCTTCGCTCAGACACACACCCTCAATTCCTCACATTAAGAGCAGGCCTCATCCCTCCCAGAGCACAGAGTGTCGTCTCTGTACCATGTGCGCACGCACACCTGCTATGCCCAGCTATCAGAGAAGGGCAGCTCTCTGTCACCACAAGGGACCTGCCAACCCCCTCAGTGTGACTGGAAGACAAGGTCCATCAATTCTATCTATGGAACAACCGGAAGAAAGTTACCATGTCCGTAGCAGCCTTCACTCCGTCATGACATGAGAGGCCCGTGGACAGCACCGCTGGTCTTGTGGAGGACGCTCCAGCATCCGTATCTGACACAGGCCACGGAAAGGACAGAAGCTTCTCCCCCTGGAAGTGACTGAGCAACATTCCAATGAACCCTCTACACCAGCCACCAGCATTGGCCACTGTTTCTCGTTCTCACCTCCCTGACTGGACAAGAGCATTACCAACAAGTTTCCAGACTGCAGAGGACAAGGGCAGACCCCTACACTAATGATCAATGAAGGGACCACAGCCCTGTGTCAGGGGTTTACACAACTAAGGAAATGACAGCTCAAACTCTACACGCTACAGATGAAGTGAGAAGTGTTTCATCCCTCCCAGAACGACATATGCGGATGCTGGATGTGCACGATGTAAGAGGCAGATGTCTGCCATTGTGCAACGGAGACACTTCCTTCCCAACAATGGCACCTGCCCACTGCTCAGTGTGTGCAAACAGCCAGGCACATGCACATGTGTCCTGAGGAACTTCAGAATCTTATTGTGTCCCCAGCCCAGTTTCCCCTTGAATGTCAAGCCCTGAGCACAAACTCTGCCTCTGCTCCACCAACACAACTGCAAGGTGATGATCTGGAAACAGATACGCCTGTAAGCTCTGCTCCTGTCCCCTTGAGCTCCACAGGCTTCTGATTAGGACCGAAGGCCTAGAAGGGACAGAGGTGGATTGAGAACGGCGATGCCATGCAGGATTCAAGCCaaccctctccccctgccacagcctattcccctctctccctctggagGGTCCTGACCCACAGGACTCCCCTGACCCCTGTGGATGAAAGAGGGAACAGTCCCTCACTCTCGCAGATACAACCACTCTGCCCGGGAACAGATGTTTCCAGAACTAATCTATAATGCTGGAAAACTGGGGCCTCCACACGTGAGAGTGATGTGAAGGTTGTGCTTCATCCAGCCCAGAGCCCAAAACATCATGCCCGTGTAGTGCACCTGGGCAATGCTTCTATGTCTGTCCTCTGTGAAATGTCACTTTTCTTCACCATGGCAGACACCTGCTGCCCCGTTCTGTATGGTGAACCAGACAGTCCATGAGATGGACGTCCACCGAAAGTGGAGGAATGTTACCAGGTCCTCACTCGGGCTTATCATTGCACTGCAATGTCTTGTGGTACCACCTCTCCATCCTCTCCACTGACAGAAGGGGTTCAACTATGAATAAGCTTTACGACTCACGTCAGTTCAGATCATCTCACCATGTGGTGGAGGAACGAGGTGTGGCTGAGGCCCCCATGCCCACCACTGTGGAGGTggatgaggaggagggaagcctggTACATTCCACCCCATGTGGTAGGGCATACGGAGGGGCCCTGGGCAATGAGGAAACTCTCTCACACCTCTACCGACCTGCAGAacagacaagaaaatattttagtaaaacagacaaaagttgcaacacaagaaaagaaaccaaaacaaagagcTCTCAGCACCCGGCTCCTTCTCCAATGCCACCTTCCAGGAGAGCTGCATCATGCTAGAAAACGTTCATGCCCCTCCCAGCTGGTGCCAGTacaaggaggggggagagggcaATGGCTGTTACAGGAAAAGCCTGTCACCAAACATCACTGCCCATGTCTGCCCACGTTCACCAGCAAGAAGTAGTGTCTTAACGATGAAAAAGGATCATTGCAAACTAGTAAAACAGCACATTCCAGACACGGAGGCATTGACATCCAGGACAacacttcctctttcctcctcagcCATTGGAGAAGATTTTGGTTTGGTCAGAATAGAGAGAATGTGACAAATTGAATGCCCTTCCTCCACAAAGTTTCCGAGCCACTCGAGGGGAATCATTTGCTTGTAAGTCCCTGACTGTCTCCACGCTGCCTTGCCTCCTGACAAAGGGGTCCTCTACTCTCTACAGCTTCTGTCCATGGCCACAAAGACACTTCAGGAATTAGGGGCATGTGGTCTGACAGGGGCACTGGAAAAGTGTCTTCTGAGGAACATGATACCAATAACCCTTATTACACTCAGCAGCTGTGTTTATCTTCAAACACAGTCATTGGAAATTTCAACATACTGAGTTACAGAGTATTTTTGTCCAATGGGAAATGAAGATGGGAAGGCCATATTTAGAGAATTCATAAAAATGTATATGCTTTCTGATGGAAAACTCCACATGTGTGTTGGGAACAGAAATCAGCTCACACGGTAACTTAGGACCAAATGACCTGCTCCTGGAAGCCCAGCTGAAGGGCTGGGAGGCAATGGTCATGCAGGTAATCACTGACGTCCCCCTTCAGACCATATGAATGGGTTGCGATTATGACAGTGCACCCGAGAGCTTTATTACTTCAAAATTCTTGTGGAAAGGGTGTAAGTAGGTAGGTTCTACACAGCATGTTTTCCAGCAGAGGTAAAACAGGGATGACTCGTGAAACTTGCCCTGAGAACATTCTAGACTGTAAAGGAGACAGTATAAAATGCAGAGAGAGTTTTCCCAAGGTTCCATTTTTGAGGATTACCAGACACATCTAACCCCAGCATGAGCACAacaccagtgcacctgaacgtAACCTAAAGGGAGTCGGGCCGGCCAGAGGACTTCACTGTGGAGGGAGGGGTCCTTCTCCCCCAGTTACTtccctggtgtgcactgcaggcaggcaggggtgcacacacacgcacacgcatctTCCCCACCACCACGTTCCAAGACGTTCTGGCATCGGTGCCAGAATGGCTACCCGTCCCCTGTGTCTCCCCTAGAAACTGGGGTGAACAGATGCCATGGGGAAAACTACTGTCACCACATGTTAATATAGGTCTGCACCTCGACAGAGACAAGGAGTCTGCTGCCAAGGATAATCAACTCAGGAAAAAACTCCATTCAGGAAAGGCGGGAATCTACGCCTGGGACCACACTTCCCCCATCATGGCAAGCACAGCATCTCCTTCTGTACATTGAGAACAGACACCATGAGAGGCCATGGCAAGCCTGCTGTCCACGCGTGGAAGTGCACCCGCTCATGTGTTAAGCGGCAGCCCACCAGCAACCCCCCTGACCaactctgcttccctccctgacAAGGAGGTGTGCTACGCTCCACAAAGGCTGTCCATGGCCACAGACACCGCCGAGGAGATAGGAGTGTCCGGAGTCCTGCAGAGGACCTGGAAGAGCGCTTTCCGAGAGAAGCACGACCCCTACGAGTGAGCGAGACCAGCTCTGTGGATCCGCGTCCCCGACATTCAGACACTCTTTAGCTCAGGCACAGAGCGAATGCATAGTCCTTGGTGCTGAGAACCACTAACGGGCCGATTCGACATCCCCAAATGTAAACCGATGTGTCTGGAGAGCACGTGCAATGCTCCCAGGATGGGTCGGGAGAGACGCTATGAGCTGGCACAGCCACCAGACCCCATCAGCAGCCGCTCACAGGAGCACAACTGAAACACGTGTGAGGTGTGGGGCCTGAGGGGAGTCACCAGGATTCCCTCTTTGGGGCCGCTGCTCCAGGGGGCGTTTTCTACGATGCACCTGCCACCTGCCAGAGTTCACCATCATCTCACCCAGGGGCCAACCGGAGGGATTCCAGCTCACGTCTGCACCCACACAGATGGGACGCACAGGAGGTCACAACTCACCTTCTCCACCAACACTCAAGCTGCCCAAAGCATGTGGCCCAAGTGTGAGGCAGTCCAGGCTTTTCCCATTTTCCATCTGTGAGGACCTCTGCAGACATCCTCCCAGGTTAGCCTCCTGACCCGAAAACCAAAAATGCTCCTGCTCCCGCAGGAAAACAAACAGCAAGCAGTCAGCCGGACTAGCCGACTTCACTGTGGAGTGAGATGTCATCCTCCTCGAGTTAtttacacacacgtacacacgcatgcgcacaatcacacacacacacacacacgagttatttacacacacacacacatgcacgagGTGAGCATCCTACCCTCACGTGCCCCTAAGCATCTACAGCTTTGGAGGCACGAAGGCCAGGACAGGGAGCTGTCCACACTGCAATCCATTTCAGAAACAACACAACTAAAAACGCCAACGGCACTTACCGTAGGTATCTCTGGGTCCCTTTGAGGGCTGGTGCTGCCGTTCATTCTGGGAACTGGTCTAGGTGCTGGATCAGACAAAGGTCAGAGGTTTATTGTGGTTTGCATGCCCTCCATGCCTTCCTCCCCCATCTTGCACCCTTTCCCACACTTGGGTCCCTTATCAGAGTTTTCCTACGGGACTCATTTGCTAAGAGAGACACCAGTCACCTGACTCTTATGGGAGACAATCCAGGGCCGTGGTTCCAGTGTTTCGGTAAGTAATCCATCACGTGTGGACAGGTTGGGGAACAACTGGCTGGAAATCAACACTAAAATTGGGGTGCTCAACACACATCAGGCAAAATCACTTTTTCTTCATAGATTAAACATCGAAGTGAGAATATCCTTGCATGGGTGACATCCACAAACCCCCAACATGAATGGCCCATGTTCTCTTCTCAGGCCTCAGGTGCATGGTTCATTTGTCCATCCTGCAGATGAGACCTAGCATGGGTGACTAGCCAACAAGTAAACATTTCAGGGAAGAAACAGACTTTGACAGTTGTATAGTcatgaacaaagaaaacataggcagattGAGCAATAAAGCTTTGGCATTACACCAATAACATGagaggaataaaatatatttcattgctGAATATGGTCCCACagattacaaataaaacaaaaatataggaaTCTCCATAACAAGTAAATGAATGCCCTTTTTcacaaatagtcttttttttccttttttttttcaaccaaggCTTGACCACTGAGTCAAGGTGGGAAGGGAGCTCGGCTCCCACCTTCTCAGGCTCAGCTCTTccaaagggggtggggtgggggtaaggAGTGGAGGGGCGTGAGCTCCACCTGTCACAGGGGCAAGTGTCCTGCTGCCTG is a window of Meles meles chromosome 21, mMelMel3.1 paternal haplotype, whole genome shotgun sequence DNA encoding:
- the LOC123933500 gene encoding actin cytoskeleton-regulatory complex protein PAN1-like isoform X1: MPGRPELQKPVWQAPRPVPRMNGSTSPQRDPEIPTVGRGVREFPHCPGPLRMPYHMGWNVPGFPPPHPPPQWWAWGPQPHLVPPPHGLRS
- the LOC123933500 gene encoding actin cytoskeleton-regulatory complex protein PAN1-like isoform X2, whose translation is MPGRPELQKPVWQAPRPVPRMNGSTSPQRDPEIPTVGRGVREFPHCPGPLRMPYHMGWNVPGFPPPHPPPQWWAWGPQPHLVPPPHG